The nucleotide sequence ccaacaggtggagcttgagaaagttgcctctggtacttcaaatcctatttccgctgatgtcAAAGCCATTACAAGTGAggaagttggagaccatgaggatgttgaagaagttgaacttgaagattctattcaagttgaagagcaagtttcacctcaagagtctattgccaaaaacagaggaaagagacaaattaccaagccagctcggtatagtgactatgtttcttttgctcttcctattatcactgatGATATTCCATCTAATTTCGAGGAAgccattgagagtgaggagaagaagaggtggtgcaatgccatgggtgatgagatgagttctctcttgaagaataagacttgggagttagctaaattgcctaagggcaagaaagctatcggttgcaaatgggtgtatgccaagaaggaagatgctgatgagaaaaacaatgtgagatttaaagcaagattagttgctaaagggtacgcacaaaaggagggcattgactacaatgaaatattttctccggttgtgaagcactcatcaattcgtattatgttagctcttgttgcacaatatgatcttgagcttgtgcaacttgatgtgaagacggctttcctacatggtgatttgaatgaagagatttatatgtgtcaaccggatgggtatatagtgaaagggaaggaaaatttgttttgcaaattgaagaaatcactttatggcttgaagcaatctccaaggcaatggtatttgaggtttgataaatttatgagaggccaaaattattctagaagtcaatatgatcattgtgtgtacttcaagaagttgcaagatgggtctttcatttatttattgatatatgttgatgatatgttgattgccttaaagaatgtcgaagagattgagaaattgaagaagcaaatgaagaatgagtttgagatgaaggatcttggtgaagcgaagaagatccttggcatggagatcactagagatagagcaAAGGGTTTcgtcagtttgaatcaaagacaataccttgagaagttgattcggaagtttggagttcatgattcaaccaaaccggttagtacccctttggctcctcattttaaattgagttctctacaatgtcctaaaaatgataaagagaagctgcaaatgaaaaatgtaccatatgcaaatttggttggtagtttgatgtatgcaatggtatgctctagaccggatattgctcatgcagttggcatggtgagtcgatatatgcataatccaggtaaagagcattggcaagcagctaagtggatattgagatatctccatggtactcgagatgttggcttatgctttgagagggatgactctggtattggtcattttgcagttggttatgttgattcagattatgcaggtgatctggatggaaggaaatctactacaggctatgtgtttactatggctaaaggaccagtttgttggaggtccattttgcagtcgtctgttgccttgtctactacagaggctgaatatatggcagttgctgaagctataaaggaggccatttggatacatgggctgattagagatttgggggttgatcagaagcaggtggaggtacattgtgatagtcagagtgccatttatttggctaagtatcaggttcatcatgcgaggaccaagcacatagatgtgcgttatcactttgttcgtgaagtAGTTGGTGAAGGGGAgatcattctccagaagattccaactaaagacaaccccgctgatatgttgactaaggttgttggtgtagccaagtttgttcactgtttgaacttggctcacattatgcctatataaagaaggcgttgagcagtaggagttttggagcatttggctcgacatgagttgttctcttgctagtgtttgggagtgatgttgtgtgttaattgtgttggttggcttatcatggcgtttttcggaacttggccaaggtggagattgttgaataATTGGCCAACattcttccttgttttggggaggaaaacacctttccttgttttggggaggAATATAGGGAAAGTGTTTTGTTCTCTTAACACCCGTGGGTGTTGGTTCAAGGGAAGTGTGAGTTgtctttaaagaaaaaaaaagtagaccTCATTTTTTCGGCCGAGAGGAAAAAGGGAGAGAGTTAGAGCTGGAAAAACAGAgggcagagaagaagaagaaatctgGAGCAGCAACCCCATTTCGAAGAGTAGAAGGTGCTCTTCactttggttagtaatcatccatcaaaataattgtaatagctttgagctttgtatagagaggaaattaatcactatattttcttctctatttgtttctttggtgtgtgagagcttttgggtgtattggggttaagggttgtgagattgccaacactttgtaaactcccatttggttgatagtggattcttgggtgagctcctactgctccgaggacgtactccagttacactgactgttgaggaacctcgttaaaatcttggtgtctttaatattttgttcttgcattttatttgatatatttcctgtgggttagcttgagttggttccacaagggtttggtgctatcctagcacaacatatTTTAGGTGAGATATTGCTGGACAGAATGCAGAACTTCGACAGATATATAGTCTCAATCACTACCAATATATTTTGACGAGATGATGAATTTGAAGACAGAGCCATGTGAACTTGCAAATGCTTCTGTCTTTAGATTTTTTTTCAGTCCCATTCAATTTTCCGCAGACCACTCACTCATACTTTCTTTTAACATTAAGTTGATTGTTGGGATTACCAATGATCTTGTCGTCCTATCTTCCGAACATGAGTAGGACATTATGTTGTATAGTTAATCTTCATTTCCACTCGTACATTTTTCTTGATTAGTTGGAAAGAGAAGTCCATGTAATTTTTCCTTGAGAAAATGACTTTCACTTGGCTCTGCCACGGTCTTTCACCAATTGTATTTTTTTCCGTCGCCTCCTTGAAACATTGGAAGACAGAGCCATGTGAACATTCAAATGCTTGAGCAGCTGGGTCACTAGCCAATCTGCATTCAATTGCCTCCAGACCACTCTCTCTTGTACAGATTATTTTGTAGACCAACGTATCAATTTTTTGTACTAAGTCCTAACATTTTATATGCTAAAACTGTTGAAATAACACCATGGGAAAAATTCTTGTCTCAAGCATGTCTCTGATTTTCTATAAGCCTTCAATTAAGAGTGGTAGGACATTGTGCTTTCTTTTGGTCATCGACTCGTGAAGTGTTGTTGATAACTTATAGACAAGTCCCTATGATTGTCCATGAGCAAACTATCTCTCACTTGGGTCCATCCCAGTGCTTAATCACCAATCATTTTAGGTAACCGATGGCTCTTTTAACTATATATGCTCACATCATCCAAGGTTCAGGAGCAAGCCAACACAAGTCTTCTACTCCCAGTCATATCTTATCAAAGCTCTTTCTGTCCTGAACTCTTTAGTGTTCCTTTTTCAGAGAAATTTCAAAAACATGGGTTTCCGATTTCCTGGTATTGTACTTGTACATGCCAAGAAAAGTCAAGTTTCTTCAAAATCATTGGATGTTCCAAAAGGCTATCTTGCCATCTACGTTGGGGAGAGCCAGAAGAAGCGGTTTGTGATTCCGGTGTCCTACTTGAACCAACCTTCATTCCAAGATTTGTTAAGCCTGGCTGAAGATGAATTTGGATATGATCATCCAATGGGTGGTCTCACAATCCCCTGCAGTGAAGACACCTTCCTTGATCTCACCACTCTGTTTGGTGTATAAGTAGAGGCTACAATATATGTCTGAAAATTTTGACACCAACGGCAGTAGAAGCACTAGGCATTTTAATCGCTTTCTGGCTCACATGAAGGAGGTTCAATTGATCGATCATCCAATGAATCATCCTGATGGAAGATTACAGCAACGTCAAACCGCTTGTGAGCTGAAAGGAAATGGCCAACCTAGCGGACATAAACTTACTGACACAAATTTTCAAGAATAGTTATTGTCAACTAAATGTACATAGACATAGTTGTCCTGCAAGACGATAATTTACAATAGTTTCATGATTTactttcattttatttgttaTCGTCTTTCAATCTAGTTATGAACAGACGATAAAATTTACACAAAAGGGACTGACTAATTACTGGAATATTGACAGACGAATGGGGAATATAGGCAGATTTTATAGCAAATTGAAGCCTCATAAGTACATGCTTATGTTGCAAATCTACTGGCAATATGGCTACTACTTTTATTGTGGGTCATTTACATTAgttttatgatgattttgagcATGAACTATTGttggttatttattttattttcttaaagattcaaaattttatttattattattttaaataataaatatgaaGAGTCATATCTATTAGAGAAGTCATGTCTTTCACCAAAGATTATATAGAGTTTTATAAATGGGGAACTCCTCAAACGTCAATAAATGTTCAAATGTTTTCCTTCTCTCCCTACTACAACACTCATATATAATCCTTATTATCTTCCTACTCATCTTGATCATCAATGTACAATTGATCACTATTTGGCACCCCGTCTACCGTAATCGTGCTTATGGATTAGACGCTCTATGAGATTCAAGGGTTGAATCTTGGAGTTGTAGATAGCATTATAACCGGCACTTAGGGAAGCGTCTAAAGCTTTAGGACAATGACAACACGCCTCTCTTGATATCACAAGCCAGATCATTCtttaccttttcctttttaCTGCTTTATTTATtgatcataatcatttatattatCCTACAACTAAAGCAGTAAACGTATGATAATATAATTCAAATTTACAATCCATTTCACTGTTCCCATATGGGCGTCACTGCCATTTGAGTAATCTTATTCATATCTATTTCACAATCCAGAAATCTACGCAAGGCAAAGGCGTATAACAATTACTAAATCAAACCTAGCCGTATAGGGTAAGCTGGGTTCTTTATTCACTAATGTAGTTgtaaagaaataatatatagtTAATACTGTGTATATTGCATATTTGAATCTCTACATCTTTTGTTTGTCCGTAAATGTCATCACTACAGTCACAATTTTTTGAATGAATACGTTGTTAATTGGTGGAAACTGTAACAACCCGTCCTAGATTTTACAGAACGAAAGGatattttcataatttcattgTGTTTGGGCTTGATATTTTAAATTGGTTACTTTTTGGTTATTAATTGGTGTGCCCAGGTGGGGCCTACCCCTGATTTTGGTCCCCGACTCTCTTTTCTTATTGGACTGCCACGTGGCAATCCTCTCCCCACTTTCTCCCTTCTTTTTGAAGCTCCTAACCCTTTCTCACCATCGGACCTCTCTCCCCcgagctctctttctctctgcgcTATCCCTTTCCTCGAGCTATACCCACGCCCACACTTGCAACCACTCACCACCACCCTCATTAAACGCTTGGCATCGATGGAACTACCATCTGCTTCAATGACGTGACTCGAGACTCGAGGAAGCCGTGTGCTCCGATGATGGACCACGACTTCACTTGGTTTTCCCGATCACTTCCCCACCACGACCGAACCTAACTGTGGTATGATTCTCTTCCCTATCCCCATAGCTTCATTTTCATAGTTAAATAATTGATTTTAGTGTTAGAATCGAGGTTGGCCAGAGCTTGGGAAGCTCCGACGTTCTTTTGTGTCGAAAACTGCCAAACTAGGCCTGAAAAATGGGTTAGGCCCGCCTCGGAGGCACTTGACAGACCCAACTTGTTGGGCCAAGGAACTTGGCCCACTTGCTCAGCCCATAACCCAAGTCTGTTGCAAGCTCGAACCAGACCTTGGGGCTTTTCAACCTAGAAACCCTTGGGCAGGGCTGCCCAAGCCTAACCAGGGCCTTCAGCTTAAcccacaaccaaaaccctatttaATCCAGGCCCATGGGCTATGCGAACTCGGGCATTCGGCCCGATAtccccaaacccaaaccctttGAGCCTAACCAAAACCCATTTCAAAACAAGCCTTTGGGCCATGAACCTGGCCCAAAGTCTAGGCCTAAAAACCTTAGGCCATTGATTCAGCCCAAACCCAGTGACCTGGTTGACCCGACTCGTTTGACTATGGACTTCGGGTTAACATTGATCGTTGACCACCTAATGTTGACTTTTTCAGGTTTTGGTCGAGACCCCTCCTacgctaatttcgacgtcctggaTCTGTTTCCGacatccgttttcccaaattcaatcattatgatagtgttttattaattggtacctttatgtgcttaggtgcaattgtGTATGGCATTTCTGTGCTCTCTTGTTTGCATAGCTCTTCGTCAACAGTGtaaggtgagtggaccccttctaaagtgcatgttttaatagtaaaaATGCATagatgaaaagcatgatttaatggttaagttttatgagtaaattagatttacactttatgattATCATGCTTTACCGAgattattttggaataccacactttattgaatttatgttctttgtagtatatatgatggatgactatatactatttatgaacatgTGTTTAcactctttgtagtatatatgatggatgactatatactatgaagatgttttgagatatatgtaagtattttggaaagattatattcaatgtttttgtgcttatctagtggtcactgttCTGCCTACAGTcgatgatacttatattggctttgGTCGGGTGATGTAGGGGCCTACAGGTCGGAAGATATTATATTTGGCCTACGAGTCGGGTGATGTAGGTCGGGTGATGTAGGGGCCTATGGGTCGGAGGATATATTATATTTGGCCTACAGGTCGGGTGATGTAAGGGTTTCGGTTGATTATGATACCACTATTTTGCACATTATATAtgacatatgttttatgaaaggttttatggcatgctagggttttaaGAAAGCCTACTACATATTATACTATtcagtttttataaactttgggggttagtacgttgctAAATAACTATGTTAGTACTACTTATATATTAACTTGGTCCActtatgtttgttttgcgccccttagGACTTAGATTCAAGGCGTACAATCTCGGCGTTAAGGCAATCCCGCATTGGCATCTTTGAGTCCTCTCAGTGTAGGACCCAtctctttgttcattcaattttatattattctttttaacatctagattagttgtatgctctgaagaCATTCCTCAATTGCAAAAGAattgtatttaaatttataagttttatttatgttcaTTACTTCAAATGCATGTtagtatggcttcgtcacctttgggtgtcggccagcacatgcGTACCTCGAGTATTTGGAAGATATCGGGGTCGGACATGTCAGACGCGATTGGTTTACCTATATGCATATATCTACAAACGCATTAAATGTTTTAATTGCATGGATTTGTTTAGTATGCATTTTATAAACACCTTACTTGTTTAATTTTCCAATTTGCATTTGTATGCCTTGAATTCTATGAGGAAATAATGTATATATCTGTATAGCACACAATAACCTATTGATGTGATTACTTCTTCTTTCAACGATCTCCTGAAAAtaggttttcaattttaattcttGTTACGATTATGTGTGTTTGCAGACACTGTCTGTGCACACTCTCATTATTCTTCGAGTAAAAACCGAATATGCCTAAGTCTGCATATATAATTTTGTCTTGTAACAAATTAAATGTGCATTGTtgttttgggaaaaaaaaaaattagaaactgAACAAAATGGCACTTAAATATCTCATTCTTGAAATTGCAGTATAAAACTATACCTGTTTGGTAATGACTGAAAGTTCTGTTTCAGTTTGATTGCATCTTATCATATTCTTGCAGAGTAAATGAAGATTGACCTAGAAActgaattttgttttcatttggcAATTGAAATATTGTTTCATGAATCATGTATATGCATAATTACTTTATGCATGTTGTCTCGACATTGTCGAGGCAAAGGGAACAAATTTCATTGTTAAGTAGTTGTCAAAATTTCAGATGAGATTGTCGGCATATGAGTTGTTATGCATTTTGTGATTTAACTTATAATTCCATATTATTGACTGTGTTTGCATAATAATTTCTTACTGGAAAAATAATGAGTTATTTGATTATTTAAGATCTGGGTGTATCGATAATTCTCTCTAAAAGCGAAGATGGATTATTCAATTTGATCTTGTCTCTTAATCAAGAAATGGTTCCATTCCTAGACTATCACATTACATTGCATTTGCATACTATTTATTTCATGTGAGTACTTTAGTCCTATGCCTGACAATAGTTTGCGGACTGCATATCTCTTCTTGAATTATAGTATTTTCACCACTTCATAATTTTGACTTCCATTAGTCCTGATCTGATATGCATTTTGtgcaataaatataaatatatataataagtaaaggaagaagaaaagaaaagaaacaagaagaaaagcGAAGAAAAAAAGGGCCGGGAATGTATATCATTTTTAAGTAACATGAGTTattttttgactttttttattagcaccccacattAAAAATGTAATATTAAATTACTTATATATCTAATATGTAATGACAAGTTTGACCTTATAgggtttagaaaaaaaaaaaaaaatctaaatacaCCTCAAATAAGTTTTAATGTGTATATCTCAAAATTATTGATTACACcccatttaaaattttaatactgAATTAATAAAATGTTAAAATGAAATGACTATTTAGGCCTAAAATTTAAGACTTTGATTTCTTAATAAACCCCACAAATCCAACGTGATATCAAAACTTAcaccccaaaaatatttttcttggaGGTCTCAAATTAACTTTACTCTtagacttctttttttttttttttaactgtaaCTGATTCACAATTTGACACGAAATATTAAACTTGGTGCTAG is from Malus sylvestris chromosome 5, drMalSylv7.2, whole genome shotgun sequence and encodes:
- the LOC126623210 gene encoding auxin-induced protein 15A-like — translated: MGFRFPGIVLVHAKKSQVSSKSLDVPKGYLAIYVGESQKKRFVIPVSYLNQPSFQDLLSLAEDEFGYDHPMGGLTIPCSEDTFLDLTTLFGV